Proteins encoded together in one Bosea sp. (in: a-proteobacteria) window:
- the odhB gene encoding 2-oxoglutarate dehydrogenase complex dihydrolipoyllysine-residue succinyltransferase: MATEIRVPTLGESVSEATIGKWFKKPGEAVKADEPLVELETDKVTLEVNAPAAGVLGEIVAKEGDTVGVNALLGSISEGAAAAAKKDDAAVAQAAGKAGSEKLADAEKKTAAVAGEPPVKPATKAADSGPAVARLSAESGVDPASVPASGKDGRVTKGDMLAAIATGGAVAPAAASAPAAIRAPSAPDDASREERVKMTKLRQTIARRLKEAQSNAAMLTTFNEVDMSGVMALRNQYKDVFEKKHGVKLGFMGFFVKACVQALKEIPAVNAEIDGTDIIYKNYYHIGVAVGTEKGLVVPVVRDADELSIAGVEKKIGEFGRKARDGKLSIEEMQGGTFTISNGGVYGSLMSTPILNAPQSAILGMHKIQERPVVVAGKIEIRPMMYLAVSYDHRIIDGKEAVTFLVRIKEGLEDPARLVLDL; this comes from the coding sequence ATGGCGACCGAAATCCGCGTACCCACCCTCGGCGAATCCGTGTCCGAGGCGACCATCGGCAAGTGGTTCAAGAAGCCGGGCGAGGCGGTGAAGGCCGACGAGCCCCTTGTCGAGCTCGAGACCGACAAGGTGACGCTGGAGGTCAACGCGCCGGCCGCCGGCGTGCTCGGCGAGATCGTCGCCAAGGAAGGCGACACCGTCGGCGTCAACGCGCTGCTCGGCTCGATCAGCGAGGGCGCTGCCGCCGCCGCGAAGAAGGACGATGCGGCCGTGGCGCAGGCCGCCGGCAAGGCCGGCTCCGAAAAGCTGGCCGATGCCGAGAAGAAGACCGCCGCCGTCGCCGGCGAGCCGCCGGTGAAGCCGGCGACCAAGGCCGCCGATTCCGGCCCGGCCGTGGCGCGGCTTTCCGCCGAGAGCGGCGTCGACCCGGCCTCCGTCCCGGCTTCGGGCAAGGACGGCCGCGTGACCAAGGGCGACATGCTCGCCGCGATCGCGACGGGCGGTGCCGTCGCTCCGGCCGCCGCGTCCGCGCCGGCTGCGATCCGCGCCCCGTCCGCGCCGGACGACGCCTCGCGCGAGGAGCGCGTCAAGATGACGAAGCTGCGCCAGACCATCGCGCGCCGCCTCAAGGAAGCCCAGTCCAACGCCGCGATGCTGACGACCTTCAACGAGGTCGACATGTCCGGCGTGATGGCGCTGCGCAACCAGTACAAGGACGTGTTCGAGAAGAAGCACGGCGTGAAGCTCGGCTTCATGGGCTTCTTCGTGAAGGCCTGCGTGCAGGCGCTGAAGGAGATCCCGGCCGTCAATGCCGAGATCGACGGCACCGACATCATCTACAAGAACTACTACCATATCGGCGTCGCGGTCGGCACCGAGAAGGGCCTCGTCGTCCCGGTGGTGCGCGATGCGGACGAGCTTTCCATCGCCGGCGTCGAGAAGAAGATCGGCGAGTTCGGCCGCAAGGCCCGCGACGGCAAGCTCTCGATCGAGGAGATGCAGGGCGGCACCTTCACCATCTCGAACGGCGGCGTCTACGGCTCGCTGATGTCGACCCCGATCCTGAACGCGCCGCAATCGGCGATCCTGGGCATGCACAAGATCCAGGAGCGCCCGGTCGTGGTCGCGGGCAAGATCGAAATCCGGCCGATGATGTATCTCGCGGTCTCCTACGACCACCGCATCATCGACGGCAAGGAGGCGGTGACCTTCCTCGTCCGGATCAAGGAGGGGCTGGAGGACCCGGCGCGGCTCGTGCTCGATCTGTGA